Proteins encoded together in one Prevotella scopos JCM 17725 window:
- a CDS encoding M48 family metallopeptidase: MKKSILGAYISAFLLFGATPMMAQFNIGKAAEGATKVLKAATLTDADMAKYVKEYVAWMDEHNHVCDARSPYTKRLNRLTQGLKDIEGIPLNFKVYYVTDVNAFACPDGSVRVFSSLMDAMTDEELLGVIGHEIGHVAHKDSKKGFRRALLTSALKDGIASTNGTAAALSESQLGSLGEALVNATYSQKQESKADAYGFDFLKKNGKNPWAMALAFEKLKKMEEDAGVQKDSKWKRMFSSHPDLDKRIKTMSKRAEKDGFARPENKMPEKIVQIEPSTQQVSNNQTTTRKSYNNKAVSGKPAGKRPTAKRPVSKRPAARKR; the protein is encoded by the coding sequence ATGAAAAAAAGTATCTTAGGCGCATATATTAGCGCTTTCCTCCTATTCGGAGCAACACCAATGATGGCACAGTTCAATATTGGTAAAGCAGCAGAAGGCGCAACTAAAGTTCTTAAAGCAGCCACATTAACAGACGCCGACATGGCGAAATATGTAAAAGAATATGTGGCTTGGATGGATGAGCACAACCACGTTTGCGACGCCAGAAGCCCTTATACAAAACGCTTAAACAGACTCACACAAGGATTAAAAGATATTGAAGGTATTCCATTGAACTTCAAGGTGTATTATGTCACAGATGTAAACGCCTTCGCTTGTCCTGATGGTAGCGTACGTGTTTTCTCATCTCTGATGGACGCAATGACAGACGAAGAATTATTGGGTGTTATTGGTCATGAGATTGGTCACGTTGCACATAAAGACTCAAAAAAAGGATTCCGCAGAGCATTGTTGACCTCAGCATTGAAAGATGGAATCGCATCAACCAATGGAACTGCAGCAGCATTGAGCGAGTCTCAACTTGGAAGTCTTGGAGAGGCCCTGGTCAATGCAACCTATTCACAGAAGCAGGAGAGCAAAGCTGACGCTTATGGTTTCGATTTTCTCAAGAAGAATGGCAAGAACCCTTGGGCCATGGCACTCGCTTTCGAAAAACTGAAGAAGATGGAAGAAGATGCTGGCGTACAGAAAGATAGCAAATGGAAGCGTATGTTCTCCTCACACCCAGACCTTGACAAACGTATCAAGACGATGAGTAAGCGAGCCGAGAAAGATGGATTTGCACGTCCTGAGAACAAGATGCCAGAAAAGATTGTACAAATAGAGCCATCGACACAACAGGTTTCTAACAATCAAACAACAACTCGTAAGTCTTATAACAATAAAGCTGTTAGTGGCAAACCAGCTGGTAAGCGTCCTACGGCTAAACGTCCTGTAAGCAAGCGCCCAGCAGCTCGCAAGAGATAA
- a CDS encoding arginine repressor — protein sequence MKVKNSRLEALKMLISSMELGSQEEVLKMLEQEGFKLTQATLSRDLKQLKVAKAASMNGKYVYVLPNETMYRRVTTPRKATEMLQRSGYVSVHISGQLAIVKTRPGYASALAYDIDNSESPYILGSIAGDDTIFIALREGATRGQVLEALSYVIPEIG from the coding sequence ATGAAAGTAAAAAACAGTAGGCTTGAAGCATTGAAAATGCTTATTTCAAGTATGGAACTAGGTTCCCAAGAAGAGGTTCTAAAGATGTTAGAGCAGGAAGGCTTTAAATTGACTCAAGCAACATTGAGTCGAGATCTTAAACAGTTGAAGGTGGCAAAGGCTGCTTCCATGAATGGTAAATATGTATATGTTTTACCAAATGAAACGATGTATCGACGTGTGACAACACCACGTAAAGCCACAGAAATGTTGCAGAGAAGTGGTTACGTTTCTGTTCATATTTCGGGACAGTTGGCGATAGTTAAGACCCGACCAGGTTATGCCAGTGCACTTGCATATGATATTGATAACTCTGAATCACCTTATATTTTAGGGTCAATTGCTGGTGATGATACTATCTTTATTGCTCTTCGTGAAGGGGCAACACGTGGACAAGTGTTAGAAGCTCTTTCGTATGTAATTCCAGAAATAGGATAA
- a CDS encoding Bax inhibitor-1/YccA family protein has product MNMNFDNFTNVTSNQERDLEMSRAFPSLMRKVYIWMAMALAITGVVAYGAGHSPALIQLLYNGNAPLIIAGLVEVGIVWYLSSRIQKLSLVAATAWFILFAAINGMTLGWIFAAFSSAAITKTFFVTAGTFGAMALIGSTTKKDLTKMGGILFMALIGLIIAGLVNIFLKSAMFDFIVSGIGVLVFTGLTAWDAQKIKQNLLMAPDAGQEAQKIALLGSLSLYLDFINLFLYLLRFFGNNRN; this is encoded by the coding sequence ATGAATATGAATTTTGACAATTTCACAAACGTGACAAGTAATCAGGAACGTGACTTAGAGATGTCCCGTGCATTCCCATCATTGATGCGTAAGGTATATATATGGATGGCAATGGCCCTTGCTATTACAGGTGTTGTAGCTTATGGTGCTGGACATTCTCCAGCCCTCATCCAACTTCTTTATAACGGCAACGCACCACTGATTATAGCAGGATTAGTTGAAGTAGGTATCGTTTGGTATCTTTCATCTCGCATTCAGAAGCTGTCACTTGTAGCAGCAACAGCTTGGTTCATCCTCTTTGCTGCCATCAACGGAATGACCTTAGGATGGATTTTCGCAGCTTTCTCTTCAGCAGCAATCACCAAAACGTTCTTTGTCACAGCAGGAACTTTCGGTGCTATGGCATTGATTGGTTCGACAACCAAGAAGGATTTAACAAAGATGGGAGGAATTCTTTTCATGGCTTTGATAGGTCTCATCATAGCAGGATTGGTAAATATCTTCTTAAAGAGTGCCATGTTCGACTTTATAGTTAGCGGTATCGGTGTCCTTGTCTTCACAGGTCTTACAGCTTGGGACGCACAGAAAATTAAGCAAAACTTGCTGATGGCACCAGATGCAGGACAAGAAGCACAGAAGATTGCACTTCTCGGTTCTTTAAGCCTTTATCTCGACTTCATCAACCTCTTCCTTTATCTCCTCCGTTTCTTCGGAAACAACAGGAACTAA